One genomic segment of Cryptococcus neoformans var. neoformans JEC21 chromosome 8 sequence includes these proteins:
- a CDS encoding proteasome subunit alpha type 5, putative, giving the protein MFMTRSEYDRGVNTFSPEGRLFQVEYAMEAIKLGSTTVGITTPHGTVLAVEKRVPSPLLESSSIEKIMEIDSHIGCAMSGLTADARTMVEHARVTSQMHAFTYDEPIGVESCTQAVCDLALRFGESVEDDDALMSRPFGVALLIAGIDEKGPQLYHTDPSGTFVRYEAKAIGSGSEAAQQGLQDAYHKQMTLAEAQSLALKVLKQVMEEKLDESNVQLAQVTKEKGFEILGEQALKGVIETLA; this is encoded by the exons ATGTTTATGACAAG ATCAGAGTACGACCGGGGTGTCAacaccttctccccagAA GGTCGATTATTCCAAG TCGAGTATGCTATGGAAGCGATCAAG CTTGGTTCCACAACAGTTGGTATCACCACTCCCCACGGCACCGTGCTCGCCGTTGAGAAACGTGTCCCCTCTCCCCTCCTCgaatcctcctccatcgaAAAAATCATGGAAATCGACTCTCACATCGGTTGTGCCATGTCAGGTCTCACAGCCGACGCCCGAACAATGGTTGAGCACGCTCGAGTCACAAGCCAGATGCACGCGTTCACCTACGACGAGCCCATTGGTGTGGAGAGCTGTACCCAGGCGGTTTGCGATTTGGCGCTGAGGTTTGGTGAAAGTGtggaggacgatgatgcGTTGATG TCTCGACCGTTTGGTGTTGCGCTTCTTATTGCCGGTATAGATGAGAAGGGTCCTCAACT CTACCACACCGACCCCTCCGGTACATTTGTCCGCTATGAAGCCAAGGCTATCGGCTCCGGTTCCGAAGCCGCCCAACAAGGTCTCCAAGATGCTTATCACAAGCAAATGACCCTCGCCGAAGCGCAATCTTTGGCGTTGAAGGTGCTCAAGCAGGTCATGGAGGAGAAGCTCGACGAGAGCAATGTTCAACTTGCGCAAGTcacaaaggaaaagggattCGAGATTCTGGGAGAGCAAGCATTGAAGGGCGTCATTGAGACTCTTGCCTAG